From Mus musculus strain C57BL/6J chromosome 17, GRCm38.p6 C57BL/6J, the proteins below share one genomic window:
- the Scube3 gene encoding signal peptide, CUB and EGF-like domain-containing protein 3 isoform 2 precursor (isoform 2 precursor is encoded by transcript variant 2), which yields MGSGRVPGLCLLLLLVHARAAQHGKAAQDVDECVEGTDNCHIDAICQNTPRSYKCICKSGYTGDGKHCKDVDECEREDNAGCVHDCVNIPGNYRCTCYDGFHLAHDGHNCLDVDECAEGNGGCQQSCVNMMGSYECHCRDGFFLSDNQHTCIQRPEGQPTAI from the exons ATGGGCTCGGGGCGCGTCCCCGGGCTctgcctgctcctcctgctggTCCACGCGCGCGCCGCCCAGCATGGCAAAGCTGCGCAAG ATGTAGATGAGTGTGTGGAAGGCACGGACAATTGCCACATCGATGCCATCTGCCAGAATACCCCACGGTCTTACAAGTGCATCTGCAAGTCCGGCTACACGGGGGACGGGAAGCACTGCAAAG ACGTGGATGAGTGTGAACGGGAGGACAACGCAGGCTGTGTGCACGACTGTGTCAACATCCCTGGTAATTACCGGTGTACCTGCTACGACGGATTTCACCTGGCACATGACGGACACAACTGTCTGG ATGTGGATGAGTGTGCAGAGGGCAACGGTGGCTGCCAGCAGAGCTGTGTCAACATGATGGGCAGCTACGAGTGCCATTGCAGAGATGgcttcttcctcagtgacaacCAGCACACCTGTATCCAGCGGCCAGAAGGTCAGCCCACGGCCATCTAG